In Bombus vancouverensis nearcticus chromosome 12, iyBomVanc1_principal, whole genome shotgun sequence, the genomic stretch ACAACAAttatattaatgtttattttgtaaatacacacaatttattttgacacaaaaaaatacgatacattattatataattttaacattaaatggaattactataaaataaagaagactATTTAAAAAAAGTAGACGTATTAGATTGAACAGGAAGTCATAATTGATACAGTTTCAATAACaagtaaattttcataaattttgtacatacataaattacgatatttacgttttctttaatgattattttCAGAGTGGAATTTTGTCCACATTCCAACTTTATATTCTCACGATAAAATTGCCAAAATGAATCGCcatcataaattattacaaacCGAAGAAATATATACAGAACTTATAGATTCAATAAAATCTGCTGTCAAAGGAATACAAGAGCAAGTTACTCCTATTAAACAATTTCTTGGCGATCGCAGAAAAGAAATCATTGAACTTAGCAGGTTGGTtcgtaactttttaaattttaaattaagaataatttttattttaaacagaATTTAATCTGATGTCTGAAATAAATCGGAACGTAAAATAGTGACTTTtaattatcttttaatttattttattcttcttttatacagggtgtctcgaCTAACTTGATCGAATATAACTAACTCGAATAACTTCTAAACTATGCGTTGTAtgaaaacatttttcgttcaaaAGGTTAAAGATTTATTTCGTGTTGTATCAAGTTGGAGATTCGAAGGTTTCCGTATGACGTGGTGTTTACTTGACAATCATTTATTAACCTAGGACAGTACGATAACGAATAGAAATAGACGACTGCGATAAGCTAAAATCTATAGTATTGATAAACGTAATCATATAAACACCGCTGTTTCACGGAAATATTTGATGGTATTGTATCGTTAACTTGATATTGCACAAAATAAATTTTCGGCAAATAAAGCGAAATTATTCGTTAACTAttagatttaaaatataagtacACGGCGCAAAGTACTTCTCCGAACCATGCAacttttgtataaaaaatttgtttatacaACGCGTACTTTGGAAGTTATCCCAGATGATCGAGTTAGCTGAGACACcttgtatacatataataatataaaagacataaaattataaattcaagAAAAACAAATAAACGCAAACACTAGAATACTTTTATTCATAATACGGatattgttttaatttttcaatagaaATATAATACTTTCATTTACAACTATAATAGTATAatactattatatttttattatttcttaattatattatatttgccTTTCATTTTTGCAAGTAGAACGGAAAAATGGATGGACGATTCTTTAGAATTTGTACAACTGTTCTACGACAATACTTTCAAGGAACTCATAAGTATTGAACGAATATGCGAGGAATATCTCGTACGTCTGAACACTAATTTATTAACAGCAATAAAAGGTCGTGCGCAACCACCGTCTTATTTATCTCCGAAAGAGATGAGGAAAGTTTATAAAATGTGTCGTGATGCATTCAACGAAACGAAGGAGAACGAATTATCCTGTCTCTGCACTTGGGAGAATAAACCTACATGGGATCTCGATGATACTCAAGATATCCTAATTAAACCAAAAGAAATGGCACTAACCGAATTCGACGAATATGACTTGAAGTTTATTCAAGAAATCGTTTATCTTCGAACGCGTATGTTCTCCTTACCAAAGAAACGAATCGACGTGTAGGTAAATTTTATAACCTAACAATGTTAGTATTGATATTTCAGtgattagaaatattttaatcttgATTCATTCATTTCGTTAATGAGGACAAGTAGATCTAACAGTTCTGATTGATACCTTACACACGTTTTTATAATTCGTAATgtagtttaacatttttttaggaAAAGCGGTCACGATATTATTCGCGACACTGTCAATGGTAAACAACGGGCAAGTATTCGGTTATCGTTGAAGACTGCAGACTTCCTTCAACTTCTTAAGCAGAGAGAGGTTCAGCGGGGGTTCTCTTACGAAGATGAATTATCAAAGTTGAAGAGTTTAACATTCGTCGATGGAAAGTTCAAAACTAACGACACTTGGTTAAAGATTTTAGACGTTCAGGGAGTTCTGTACGGATCGTTGTGGCATTTAGCGCTTCGCCCGCAAATTGAGAAAATTCTAACGAAACGTTTGGTACCGATATTACGTTTAAATCCACGCGCCACTTTTGATTTCTTTGCGAAGATTACGAACTTTGCAAGTTTCGTACTATCGAGAACGGACTTAATAACTCTGTTGAAACATGAGAAAGATGCTATTTGGTTGAAGAGCTGGAAAAATCAGTTCATGGCGATAGACGGGAAACACGTTGCTGCGACAGTGATACAAGCTTTTTGGCGTGGTTATTgggtaaatattatttttttactaataataaatttatatatgaaGCGCTGAGGATCATGATCGTATAAGCTAAtctcttgtatttttcataaAGTAGCCCTCTCCGTTTATTATCATAAACGTCTCGAGacaaggaataaagttataactTAATCAATCAGGTCTCTAATAGGATAATATTCAAAATGCGTAGAAGGGAAATTTTTATTACGAGGGAAATTATTATCGAAAGGAAtgtatttctaaaataattataaacgaGATACTCATATAGAAACCTATTTTACATAGTTACGCAGAAAGAAATGGCTCTCAGAGTGTCTTTACATAGCCGCGAGTCTCATGTGGTTCTTTTGGATCTCGTtaaaagcaaaaaaagaaatGCACCGCCGTTACCTCAGGAAAATGCTGGTCTCCTTGCAAACTACTCGAGACCTTACTCTAAAATTAAGCAACGAATTCGACTCTATAACCAGGCAGCCTCATGTAGTCTTACATCTACCATCCATCGGACATCCTAGACACTTACGTCAAGTATTCAATCCCAAGATGTTCACCATTTACCAGAACATTACGATCCTACGAATTTGTTTCGTACGCAATCCAAACGCTGAAGTGATCTATATTCTCCCCGTGAAGCCTACCGAAGATCTATTAACGATGTACAGCGATTTCATCGAGTCGATATCACCCGACGAAGGCGTTGCGAAACGAATTACTTTCATCGCTCTCTCACAAGCAGATTGTTTTAAGAATCTCCCTTTAAACGTCTCCAGGATCCTCCACTGTTCTCAAGAATCTCTAAACGAGATTGAGAAGAAAATCGCTGGCAAATCGGCTTATTTCTTGCCTTATATTGTCGACGAGTGCGACATGAGATTGGCAGGTACTCTCAATGTTCCTCTACTGAGTCCCGATATGGAAATGCAACGAAAATTTCTAAACGCTTCTAACATGTCTGAAATGATCAACAGCTTTGGCCTTTCGCAGCCACcgtataaaagtaatataacgGATTATGAAACACTCTGTTCGTCGTTGTCCGAGTTAATGGTGCTTCATACTGAAATTAGTATATGGTTGATCAAGTTGAATTACGGTACGACTAGTAAACAGAGTggaatttttctaattaatcaTATTAGCGTGCCATTTATGCCGATGTTGAGACGGGAACGAGAGAAACACGGCGATTATTGGATGGAGCAGCCAAGTTTGAGGGCTGAATTTCTTCAGAAAATGAGGGAACACATACCGAAAATCATACCAAATGTGATTCGGTTGTCGAAGATGTATAGTACTTGGGCGATGTTCTACGCTCATATGCAGAAATTTGGGTGTTTGCTGCAGGCTGTTCCCCCGGAAAAAAATCCTAAGACGATTATGGTTTCTTTCTTTGTTCCTGGGAAAGCGACTAAAAAGAAACCGAAGTGGTTGGGGACTGCGGATAAGATAAATTTAGGTATTATATTTGACTTCAAACTTTAGGAAAATATATCAAAACTTTTTATTTCATCATTTGGTTATATAAGTGTTTATAAAACTGTACTGAAAGCTATTTTGGCGGggaatcttttattattatatttacgatagGAGCAGGTAACGAAGGGATGCTAATCAAATTTTCCAACTTAATACCGGAATTTCTCATTTTTATGCGCTGTTCTATTAAAAAtctatttgtaatttgtaaattacGTATCTCAATGACAGAAGCCACACATTCGACGACTATTTACATGTTACCTCAAACTTCTTTGGATATCGATAAGATAAAACCGACGGTGAATAAATTCGCTAGAGGTATGCAAGATAAGGGATATTTTGGTTACTTGGCCGTCGATTGCTATTGTTATTTGCGTAAGCAAGAGGAGATTTTGATGGTATTATTATTGAACGTATTCCCTTATTACTCTTACTGCCAAAATTACATCGATTGGATGGAATTCGCGATCGGAGGACGCTATAAGTAAGTGAATTTAATTATGAAgtacttttaattttaatttaagcaCGAAGAAAGTAAATTTAAGGATGAAATATAGTAATGATACGTATATGTgtgatatttttttaattgtaaaatattctttcgaaagaagaaaaatgaaattgttaaaaattatctTTTCATATGCATAAACAGTGATCGGGATGATGAATTTACGATCGATACTTCAATAGTCCCAGATGTGGAGAAAAGGAAATCACCTTTCTTATATATGGAAAAGCCACCTCAATGGAATAACACTGCAGAAAGATACGCGATCGCAATTACTCAATTGCATCACAGTAAATTTCCAGCTTATCGATGGCCAACCCTTAAAAATCTGTTCGAAGAATGTGACGTATGTTTGCTCATTATCTCCTGAAAGTGAAACACTATTCGTatctattaatataatttattcgagtaaaatttatgtaatatttcatattataaaatatgaaactcTTACAAAATCGTACAAGCTGGATCATTGTCGAGGTAACTTCAGCCAATtgcgatttattttatttgcagATTGCATACGATAGAAAAAGACGTCAAGGATCTAGTATAATATTACACGATGGTGAAATTCGAAATTTCGGCAAGATGGTTGCTGTTAGTCCTTCTATGACCGCTACGTTAACAATGATGCATAAAAATCTGACGAAATTGCATCGAATTCTGAAGAAATCGAAGACGAAGTCAGAAACGAATTTACCAACCCTCATTGATTTCTTTTTAAAACTCTCTCTTGACTATAGGAATTTGGCTACTGACAAGTGTTTGTCACATTCTTAAATCATCACATGTAGTTGTCCGTCAATTTTATTATCCTTCGTACcggtaatatataatacaataactTTCTAAcgcgatattttataattttctattatatatcTGCATGTTTCTAAAATCAAACTTGCATTTATATCTGCTAAATAATTCGTAGATGGTAGATAATTGTCATCTTATCGATCgcattgtaatatttaaattctCATTAATTGCATCGTGCTTAACTCGAGTGAAATGCGAAAGTATTGGTTTTCAGTTTTGAAATGTTGCCATATTCAGAagctataatataaaaattaaatatatcaatGTAGAATTAAATATCACGTGTTAAGTTTTAATGCAGTTTAATGCATTATTTTCTCTAACTTCATGAGTTCTCTGTTGGACTATGATCCAATGTTATTCTTAGTTAAACAAGACCATACGATACCTCCTTATGTCAACTTCATTATTGGTGGAGTGTCAGGGTAAAATATCagtatatatttcttttctatttaaaaatttctaaaatctgAACCTGATTAATTTcgcaaatttattttatttcaaacataAACATTctgattgaaaattaattttattttgcatgTATTTCATAAACTTTTGAAACCAGGAATTAACCtaggaatttatttaaatttgaagAAGTTTAGAGAAAAATCTCAGAAATTGCTTGTCGTGTTTAAAAATTGTCTCTTATCTTATCTTTACCTAATATTATGTGAAAGACAATGTTTCTACGACAACTACGTGATTATATAGATGTATTGGCCAAACATGTACACATCCTTTGGATGCAACTAAGATACGAATGCAAATTTTAAGAAGTTCTTTGAGAGATACGATATACAGAACTTACCAAGAACATGGAGTACGTGGATTCTATGTCGGTTGGACTCCGGCTATACTTCGACAATTAACATACACTACGACAAGACTTGGTGTATATAACACACTCTATGATTTGATCTCGTAAGAATACTTTCttctaaatttaattaaatagtaTGTATCTATCAAGAACTTTATCTAAATGTTAGCGTCAATTTGACTTAACATTGAAATAGTATGAGCAGAAGTTAATAACGTGTGTTCAGATCATACGTTGGTCGTTTAAATTATCCTACGATGGTAACCATTGGAATGTTCTCTGGTATTTGTGGTGCGTTAGTTGGAACGCCGGCCGATTTAATTTATGTTCGTATGGTAGGTGATGCGCAATTACCACCTGGTGAGCATAAATTTTAACTATCTTTTATTCTTATATTAGTTAATTTAGACATATAAATCAAAGGATAAATTTTCAGAGAAGCGGCGGAATTACAGACACGTTTTCCACGGGCTGTCGGACATTTGGAAAACAGAGGGTGTTCAGGGATTATGGAGAGGAGCTCTACCAACTATGACCAGAGCAATGATCGTGAATGGAGCGCAGTTAGGCACCTATAGTAGAGTGAAAATAATGTGGAAAGACACAGGTGTATACAGGAACTTTAATAATCAACCCATTAAGGACCAAGCAGTGAAAAAGCATGAAGATTACAGGGAAgaacataaattaaatttcatagcTTTTATACAGAAGTAGTTTTAAAATTCAACATGTTGACAATCAAGTCCATGGTaccaaaattatattttaatttggttgtgtttttatattcttcaggattttcaaaatattccccgttataatattagaatattgtAATAATTGTATCTTTTTGATTTTCAAGATCGACAGTGCTAAGATAGTTATCAACCAACAATTCTAAAACTATTCCACTATAAAGATTTCATCGTGCTTTTCCCCtgtaattttcatttcataCATGATTATGAAGCGGATAGATTGCAGCTATATTAACAACTACTTTAATCATATATGATATGAACAATAGGTTTATTCGAAGAAGGCATATTATTGTCATTCTGTTCAGCGATGATATCTGGATTCGTGATGTCTGTGTTGTCAGTGCCTGTGGATGTAGCTAAAACTAGGTAATTGCCAGAAGATtactaaattaatatatttttatccaCAATTATTTCTCAAAGAATACAAACTTGGACTTTACCGTCGAAACCACCCGGGATCATCGCTGCGATCGCTACTATAGCAAGAACCGAAGGAGTAACATCAATGTGGCGTGGATTTCTACCATACTACAGCAGAGCAGCTCCCAATGCTGTAATTACCATGGTGACACTTGATAAGTTAAGACAAATATATCGTATACTCTTTCTACAACCCATTgagtgatatttttataaaagtttcttgcaaacaacaacaacaataataaaatcttacacgattttattttatgtattcgtcattttttttataataaatacttgATTACGTTATCATTTACAATGCAGAGAAAAAACGATATATTCATGCAAATTGAATTCTTCCCTAGCAATATGCAGACTAATATTGCGAGCTTGAAGGTGACACTATATTAGCTTAAAATATTGAGGTGCATGCAAGAAAATACACTCTAgcgttatttttaaaagtttGTCTTATTACTAGAGAATTGTAAATAAGTAACTAAATGAATATAATTgtttattcataaatatatcaatCTTGTCGTACATGCCACTTGAATATTCGTATACAATAAAAGATTCATATACAATTAATGCTCGTATACAATACAATGCGGTACAATACAGTACgcaatataatatgtatacacatatataagAAAGCagacattaaaatattttctgtacTTGCTATATATCTATGTTGCGTATCGTCTATACATTTTTGCAATTTGTTCATTAATGATAAACGTTAGTACTGTGTGTGGCCCTACTCTACAATATGTAGGCCAGAAACCTTTCCAAAGTGCCTTTACACCTTCGGTTTTCGCTATCGACAATAACATTGTGATCATACCAGGTGGCTTTTCCACACCTTTCAAGTTTTGCAGTCTGAAAATTTACAGTCACAGAAATTCCTTTTAACTTGAAAATTGTTACTTTCTTTGGaactattttattataatcgAAATAGGAACGCTTGCATTAAGATTGTTCTCgagatttttaaaatttctgCTAGGAACGCtattaagaaaattaatataGTGAATATGAAAAGATCAATATCTAATTATTTTACCTTGTTTTAGTTATATCAAATGGCATAGAGTTGAAGGTAGTAAGGAATCCAGATAACATTGACGCAGAGAAATGCAGACCAACACCCTCCGGTATATTCACTGTGGAATAAAACGTGTTTGATACTTCTATCGATATAAATTCTTCTGATATAGATAATATTTGAAGCAGATAAGTACATTTCgtggatattaaaaattttgcttGACTGTAAGTTGCAAGTTGTGATACATTGACAACCACCGCTCGTCCCATCGTTGCTACACTGCCTCTCCAAAGAGTGGTGATTCCTTCTTCTCTTGCAATTCTTGCAAACGCGTTGAACACGTTTTTGTAATTCCTTCGTTGCTCTGCAGGAAATTGCATATATACAACATCAAGATCGATAAAAGGAAAACTCGTTTTACATCAATGATATAAGGAAGAACGAAAGgggaaaaattgttaaaaaaataatatcgtaTATCACGCAACTATAGAATGAAACGATGATAATAACCTTTCGGTAATCTGCCATCGGCCGTCATTCTTACGAGGGCGACTTCTGCTGGTGTACCAACAAAGGCTCCAATAGCTCCTGCTGTAGCTGCCATCAGTGACATTACACCAAAATTTGGTTTGCCCACGTACTTTTCTCTGAAAATATTGCTCATAATCAAAGACatgtaaaaatagaaagaaaacatAGTTACCCGGtcgcaaataaattattttccacTCACTTCCAATATTCATGTAATTGATTGTATATACCAAGTCTTACAGTGGTGTAAGTCGCTTGTCGTACAAGACCAGCGCTAAGCCcggaataaaatttcaaaatgcccTCATTTTTGTATATGGAGGCGACGACCTTACCGACAGAAGTTTTCTCCTTTTGTATCTGAATTCGATTCTTTATTACATCCATAGGATGAACTACACATGTCGCCGCCATTCTAGCAAATTTTCATAATAGCGGTAATAAGATTACATAAgactattatataaaataacttttaatacATGATTATCAGAtaagaaaataacaaatattagtcagaaaatttattcatattttttccATGTATCATATACTTATGATCTAAGTTTGTGACGTAAGAAATTAGATAAAATGTCGATAAAGAGGaattgaatatttgaaattatactAACATACCCCGAAAGGCCAGCATTTATGAAAGTAAATACTGGGGGTAAAGgctccttcttcttttcttgcgGCTCTTTATCAGACATTTTCAACGTCCTTTCGATTTTCGTCTTATATTTCTCAAAAATATGTTGTCAGAATTCTTGAAGATCGTCGAAAAACTTGTAAACgttgtgaaaatatatttatatcgcaTTAACCTAACATTTAACGTTAGAGTAACATGTACGATAATTTATCGCAAACGTGGGCCAGCGTCACTATAACAATATGACATTCGATTCCAAcagttaaaagttaaaagacgAACTGTACAGGGCGTAAGAAAAGTATCTGATTTGATGggcatttattaaataaatataccaCAAACTTGATCTTAACATTAAAATTCATCATGACtatatttcttaattatatacaaaataaacgaataattaGATATGAATTTCGAAAGGGAAAGTTTAAATTTTCACACCAACAATTCTACAGCGATTTCAAACAGTTTGAACAGACGCAAAATCAAGTATTAGAATTCTTGTTATATTGGTAAAACAGTGACAATTAACTTGTTTTCTAGTTTTTGTCATTACAAATAACGGATCTTATCTTCGGCGACAAATTTTTGGCATTTGCGGACCCTTTGTTTTCTTCCAGGTTTCTCAACGAttgtttcttctctcttttcggGTTGTATTAAACCCATCTCTCGTTTACAGTCCTATCAGTAAAAATATCATggtcaatttgaaatttaaacatTTCGTACTAGttattaagaaataattttacatacCTGCACAACCTTAAGAATTGGATAGAGCGGCCTCACGCCTTTAGATTCATTTATAACTTCCTCCGCATAGTCAAGAACCTTCTGATTCTCTTTCTCGATAATTTTTGTCACGTCTGCAGCTTTTTCCTCCGCTATTTTCTCCTTTATCCTCTCCGCTATTTTTTCATTCTAAAAATGTATCAAGCATCGTTCAAATTAATGAAACCTGTCGATAAAAAATCATAGATAGCGGAGAAAACCAGTGAACTCTAGGTTCAAGTAAACGGAGTTCTACAGTGATCTGAAGGAACTTGCGAAAAATAGATCGTAGACAGAAATCATTTGTCTAGAAAGTGAAGTTACTAAATCGGTAAAATAATTGGCGGGACAGTTAGCTACGCTCGTTAAGGCTCAGAACTGAAGACGGACACGTCGCGAGTTCGAAACCAAAACTTTCTCTTAAAAGTAATATACTACAGGCAAGTGGCCAGCCAGCAGCCCCTCCCTTGCGTGTGTGTTGGTATACTTTCTGGGAGTGTGCTCGGTTAAAAAGGTGCTTGGTGTTATTAAACACACAGGAGCCCGACGATCAACTCGCGCACTGGCTAACTGTTCCGTCTggggaggttttagtcggtaggagtccaaCACTACTTTGCTGTTACACGATTATTAGAACAGCGGaatgtccatgaggatttctccacgtacaaaaaaaaaaaaaaacacttacgatgtacttttttatttcgttcccGTATTCCATCTTTTTATCccaatttttctttcgttcctcGTCTCTGTATTTTTCGTCGAACTCGGCCCTCTTAAATCTTTGAATCGTCTCCCACGTTTTCAAATCTCTTTCCTCTTGAAGTTGCTTCGACTTCGTAGCCAACACCTCCAGTCGAAAACGTTGCACTTCCTGTCGCATTTGATCCTCATGCTGTTTCcgtgctttttgtttttcttgatATCGTTCCTCTTGCTCCTCCTGAGCTTTTTTCAATAGTTGTTCCTCCATATCTACCTTTCTTCTTATCGACTTCAAAACCACGCCGTACTTCTCAGCTGTTGAAATAATCAATCGTTTAatcgtataaataataaaatatacgtgTAAATTGTAATGAAATTGAAATGCAATTACCTATTAGTTGAGATTTCtgctctctttcttcctcttccttgtGTTTCACTGCTTTGTGAAGCTTTTGTATTCGCGTTTTAGCATTCCGATAAATTTCGTTTGCACGATCCTCGAATTCTTCTTCGTGTTTAAGCTCCAGATCGAATTGTTTCTTTTCCTCTATCGCGTCTTTAAAAAATTGctttaatttttgtttcttgTTTTGCAACTACGAACACATTTATATCGCATATAC encodes the following:
- the LOC117155322 gene encoding IQ motif-containing protein H gives rise to the protein MNRHHKLLQTEEIYTELIDSIKSAVKGIQEQVTPIKQFLGDRRKEIIELSRTEKWMDDSLEFVQLFYDNTFKELISIERICEEYLVRLNTNLLTAIKGRAQPPSYLSPKEMRKVYKMCRDAFNETKENELSCLCTWENKPTWDLDDTQDILIKPKEMALTEFDEYDLKFIQEIVYLRTRMFSLPKKRIDVKSGHDIIRDTVNGKQRASIRLSLKTADFLQLLKQREVQRGFSYEDELSKLKSLTFVDGKFKTNDTWLKILDVQGVLYGSLWHLALRPQIEKILTKRLVPILRLNPRATFDFFAKITNFASFVLSRTDLITLLKHEKDAIWLKSWKNQFMAIDGKHVAATVIQAFWRGYWLRRKKWLSECLYIAASLMWFFWISLKAKKEMHRRYLRKMLVSLQTTRDLTLKLSNEFDSITRQPHVVLHLPSIGHPRHLRQVFNPKMFTIYQNITILRICFVRNPNAEVIYILPVKPTEDLLTMYSDFIESISPDEGVAKRITFIALSQADCFKNLPLNVSRILHCSQESLNEIEKKIAGKSAYFLPYIVDECDMRLAGTLNVPLLSPDMEMQRKFLNASNMSEMINSFGLSQPPYKSNITDYETLCSSLSELMVLHTEISIWLIKLNYGTTSKQSGIFLINHISVPFMPMLRREREKHGDYWMEQPSLRAEFLQKMREHIPKIIPNVIRLSKMYSTWAMFYAHMQKFGCLLQAVPPEKNPKTIMVSFFVPGKATKKKPKWLGTADKINLEATHSTTIYMLPQTSLDIDKIKPTVNKFARGMQDKGYFGYLAVDCYCYLRKQEEILMVLLLNVFPYYSYCQNYIDWMEFAIGGRYNDRDDEFTIDTSIVPDVEKRKSPFLYMEKPPQWNNTAERYAIAITQLHHSKFPAYRWPTLKNLFEECDIAYDRKRRQGSSIILHDGEIRNFGKMVAVSPSMTATLTMMHKNLTKLHRILKKSKTKSETNLPTLIDFFLKLSLDYRNLATDKCLSHS
- the LOC143303466 gene encoding uncharacterized protein LOC143303466 produces the protein MEEQLLKKAQEEQEERYQEKQKARKQHEDQMRQEVQRFRLEVLATKSKQLQEERDLKTWETIQRFKRAEFDEKYRDEERKKNWDKKMEYGNEIKKYINEKIAERIKEKIAEEKAADVTKIIEKENQKVLDYAEEVINESKGVRPLYPILKVVQDCKREMGLIQPEKREETIVEKPGRKQRVRKCQKFVAEDKIRYL
- the LOC117155027 gene encoding mitochondrial 2-oxoglutarate/malate carrier protein isoform X1, producing the protein MQILRSSLRDTIYRTYQEHGVRGFYVGWTPAILRQLTYTTTRLGVYNTLYDLISSYVGRLNYPTMVTIGMFSGICGALVGTPADLIYVRMVGDAQLPPEKRRNYRHVFHGLSDIWKTEGVQGLWRGALPTMTRAMIVNGAQLGTYSRVKIMWKDTGLFEEGILLSFCSAMISGFVMSVLSVPVDVAKTRIQTWTLPSKPPGIIAAIATIARTEGVTSMWRGFLPYYSRAAPNAVITMVTLDKLRQIYRILFLQPIE
- the LOC117155028 gene encoding mitochondrial 2-oxoglutarate/malate carrier protein, whose amino-acid sequence is MSDKEPQEKKKEPLPPVFTFINAGLSGMAATCVVHPMDVIKNRIQIQKEKTSVGKVVASIYKNEGILKFYSGLSAGLVRQATYTTVRLGIYNQLHEYWKEKYVGKPNFGVMSLMAATAGAIGAFVGTPAEVALSNEGITKTCSTRLQELQEKKESPLFGEAV
- the LOC117155027 gene encoding mitochondrial 2-oxoglutarate/malate carrier protein isoform X3, which gives rise to MVTIGMFSGICGALVGTPADLIYVRMVGDAQLPPEKRRNYRHVFHGLSDIWKTEGVQGLWRGALPTMTRAMIVNGAQLGTYSRVKIMWKDTGLFEEGILLSFCSAMISGFVMSVLSVPVDVAKTRIQTWTLPSKPPGIIAAIATIARTEGVTSMWRGFLPYYSRAAPNAVITMVTLDKLRQIYRILFLQPIE
- the LOC117155027 gene encoding mitochondrial 2-oxoglutarate/malate carrier protein isoform X2; this translates as MQILRSSLRDTIYRTYQEHGVRGFYVGWTPAILRQLTYTTTRLGVYNTLYDLISSYVGRLNYPTMVTIGMFSGICGALVGTPADLIYVRMVGDAQLPPEKRRNYRHVFHGLSDIWKTEGVQGLWRGALPTMTRAMIVNGAQLGTYSRVKIMWKDTGLFEEGILLSFCSAMISGFVMSVLSVPVDVAKTRIQTWTLPSKPPGIIAAIATIARTEGVTSMWRGFLPYYSRAAPNALYQMA